The window GGGCTGGGCGGGCCAGGGGCAGCGCGATCCTTCGAAACACCCCGAACGGCCCGAGACCGTCCAGGCGGCCGGCCTCCTCGAGCTCGTCGGGAAGGGCGAGGAAGAACTGGCGCATGACGAACGCGCCAAGGACGCTGGGTGCCCCGAAGATGGGGATGACGATGAGCGGCCAGTGGGTGTCGATGAGGTGCAGCCGGTCCATCAACTTGAAGAGGGGGATGATGGTCACCTCGCTCGGGACGAGCAGGCCTGTGAGGACGACGAGGAACAGCCAGTTTGCGCCCGGCAGCCTGAGGCGGGCGAAGGCGTAACCACTCAGCGACGCCACGACCATCGTGCCCAGCGTCACCAGGACGGCGATGTAGAGGCTGTTCACGTACTGGTGTGCGAGCGGGTAGTCGACGAAGGCGCGGCGGTAGTTGTCCCACTGAGGGTTCGTGGGGAAGAGCTTGGGCGGGTATGCGAGGACCTCGTTGGCCGGTAGCAGCGAGCTGGTCACCATCCACCAGGTCGGGAACACCAGGGGGACAGCCAGGACGACCATGACGCCGTAGAGCCACCACGCGCGGCGACGCCGGCGCCGGCTGGTGGGCTGTGGCCCTGTCGGGGAATCGGCGTTGGCTCCCGGTCCCGTGCGGGCGATGGTGTCAGCGCTCATGGACAACCCACTTCTTGCGCAGCTGCCACTGCACGGTCGTCAGGACGAGGATGAGGAGGAACAGGATGACGGCAATGGCGCTGCCGTAGCCGAAGTCCCGGTTCTGGAAAGCCTGCTGGTAGAAGTAGTAGACGAGCACGTTCGTGCTGTTGCTGGGTCCACCGCGAGTCAGGATCTGGATCTGGGCGAACACCTGCAGCGAGCCGGCCATGGTGATGATCGCGGCGAGCAGGGTCGTCGGGCTGATCAGCGGAAGGGTGATCGACACGAACCGGCGCGCGGGCCCGGCACCGTCCACCTCGGCCGCTTCGAGGAGCGTTCGAGGCACGCCCTGCAGGGCCGCGAGGAAGAGCACCATGTTCAGGCCCACGTTCTTCAGGACCTGCACCACGATGACAGACAGCATCGCCGTCGTCTCGCCACGCAGCCAGTTCGGTCCCTCCACTCCGACAGCCCGTAGGAGCGAGTTGATCCCGCCGTTGTCCTGCAGGAGGAAGTTCCAGGTGATGGTCCAGGCAACGAGCGAGACCACCACCGGGGAGAAGAAGAGGGTGCGAAAGAGGGTCGTCCCGCGGAGCTGCTGGTTGAGCAGGACCGCCAGCAGGAGTGCCAGCGCCAGGTTGAGGACCACGAGCCCGAGGCTGAAGACGGCGGTCGCGGCGAGCACCCGGCCCGTGACGGGGTCCGAGGCCAGGGCTCGGTAGTTGTCGCCTCCGACGAACTCGGAGGTGCCGGCCAGCAGGTTGTCCTTGCGAAACGACGACCAGACGACGTCTGCCAACGGGTAGAGGACCAGGGCAAGGAACCCGAGCAGCTGTGGCGCCAGGAAGAGGTATCCCGTCACCCGCTCCCTACGGCGCCAGCTCGCCGACGGACGAGGACGCCGCGGCATCTGTGCGTCGTGGTGCCGGCCCGCGGCCGGGGCGTCGGTGCTCCCCCGGCCGCGAACCCGCATGCTGGTTGTCGAGGTCACTTGAGGTCGCTGCCGATGGCCTTGCAGACGCCGCTGAGGACCGTGGGCACGTCTGCGCCGGGCTTCCACATCGGGTCCAGCGCTGACTGGACCTTGCTGGTGATCTTGTTCGAGTCAGTGTGGGAGGGCAAGACCGTCCCGGTCTTGATGCCGTCGATGACGACGTTCTCCAGCTGCTCCTTGGTGAACATCGGGTTCGCCTTCGCCAGCGTGTCTGCGGTCAGCAGGCTCTGCCGCGGCGGGGGGAAGTACGCAGCGAGGTTTGCGGAGTTCTCGCGGTTGGTGAAGAAGGCGAGGAAGTCCGCGGCCTGCTTGGCGTTCTTCCCCTTGCCGATCACTCCGATGCCTGCTTGTCCAATGACCTGGGCGTTGCCGTCAGGGCCGGACGGGAGCGGCACGATGCCCCAGTCGAAGGGATGGTCCTTCAACAGGCTGGCCCGGCTGATCTGGGTGATCGTCATCCCCGACTCGCCGGCGAAGAAGTCAGCCGTGGTGCCGGGAGCCGGAAGCGCCTTGTCCTCGAAGATCGCCTTGTGGAGGAAGGTCATTGCCTGCGTCATCTGCGGACTGTCGAAGCCGCAGCTCTTGCCGTCGTCGGACCAGGCGCGCGCCCCGAACCCTCGGTAGACGCTGGCCAGCACGTTCCAGTTCTTGTAGTCCCAGTCCCGCACCACGAGCCCCTGCTTGCCCGTGGAGGCGGCCACCTTGGCGGCCGTCCGCTCCGCCTGGTCCCAGGTCCACGCGCCCTTGCCCAGCATGTCGTCCGGCATGGAGGTCACGCCGGCCTTCTTGAGCAGGGTCTTGTTGTAGAAGACACCCATCGGTGACGTGGAGAAGGGGTAGGCGTACAGCTTGTCGCCGTTCGTCCACAGCCTGGTCGCCGAGGGCACGAGGTCATTGAGCTGGTAGCCGTCGGTCTTCGACAGGGTGGGCTTGAGATCGGCCAGCGCGCCCGAGGAGACGAAGTCGGGGGCGTCCCGCTCGAGGATCCACGCCAGGTCCGGCGGGTTGCTGCCGGCGATCTGGGTGGTCACTGACGTCGTGTACCCCTCGAAGGGGACAGGGTCGAAGGTGACCTTCTTCACCTGAGGGTGCTTCGCCATGTACTCCTTCGCGATGGAGTCGAAGAGCGCGAGCTGGGTCTTGTCCGCGGTCCAGACCGTCATCCGCAAGGAGACGTCGCCGCCTCCGTTTGCACTGGCGGCGTCACTCCCGCCGGAGCTGCAGCCGCTGGCCAGCGTCGCCAGGGCGAGGACGGCCGCACCAGTCGCAAGGCGCGCCCGACGGCGTTGTGGGGTGCTCATGGTTTCCTCCATGGAATCAGTTGGGTGTCGCCGTGTGAAGAAGTCGTTCAGTAGGGGCCGACCGAGGGCCAGGCACGCTCGACGCCACGCGCGTCCAGCAGCGCCTGGTAACTCGCCAGATGTCCCGCGTCCTCGTGCACCGCGGTGGGCGTCAGGCCAGTTGCCACGCAGTGAGCCGCAAGCGCGCCCACCGCTTCGCCGATGTTCCACTCGATGGGGTGCAAGCGGTACGCGCCGTTCGTGATGTGCGTCGTCCCGATGTTCTTGCCTGCAGGCAGGACGTTGCCTCCGCCGGCCGGGAGGAGCGCCCCCAGTGGGATCTGGAAGGGGCAGGACGGCACGTCGAGGTAGTTGTCGCCACTGGTCGATGGGTGCAGGTCGATGCGGTACATGCCGATGCCCACCGAGTCGGCATAGGTCACCGCTCCATGACCACCTCGCACTGAGTAGGACAGGTCCTGCTCCACCACGGTGGTGACGGCCCGGATGC is drawn from Phycicoccus sp. M110.8 and contains these coding sequences:
- a CDS encoding carbohydrate ABC transporter permease, with product MSADTIARTGPGANADSPTGPQPTSRRRRRRAWWLYGVMVVLAVPLVFPTWWMVTSSLLPANEVLAYPPKLFPTNPQWDNYRRAFVDYPLAHQYVNSLYIAVLVTLGTMVVASLSGYAFARLRLPGANWLFLVVLTGLLVPSEVTIIPLFKLMDRLHLIDTHWPLIVIPIFGAPSVLGAFVMRQFFLALPDELEEAGRLDGLGPFGVFRRIALPLARPALSAVAIFTFMNTWNYFLEPLVYLTSKDKYTLPLALTQYTDAYGTQLWNIQLAASATTVIPVLIVFVVAQRQFVEGLAQTGLKG
- a CDS encoding sugar ABC transporter permease, whose translation is MTGYLFLAPQLLGFLALVLYPLADVVWSSFRKDNLLAGTSEFVGGDNYRALASDPVTGRVLAATAVFSLGLVVLNLALALLLAVLLNQQLRGTTLFRTLFFSPVVVSLVAWTITWNFLLQDNGGINSLLRAVGVEGPNWLRGETTAMLSVIVVQVLKNVGLNMVLFLAALQGVPRTLLEAAEVDGAGPARRFVSITLPLISPTTLLAAIITMAGSLQVFAQIQILTRGGPSNSTNVLVYYFYQQAFQNRDFGYGSAIAVILFLLILVLTTVQWQLRKKWVVHER
- a CDS encoding sugar ABC transporter substrate-binding protein; its protein translation is MSTPQRRRARLATGAAVLALATLASGCSSGGSDAASANGGGDVSLRMTVWTADKTQLALFDSIAKEYMAKHPQVKKVTFDPVPFEGYTTSVTTQIAGSNPPDLAWILERDAPDFVSSGALADLKPTLSKTDGYQLNDLVPSATRLWTNGDKLYAYPFSTSPMGVFYNKTLLKKAGVTSMPDDMLGKGAWTWDQAERTAAKVAASTGKQGLVVRDWDYKNWNVLASVYRGFGARAWSDDGKSCGFDSPQMTQAMTFLHKAIFEDKALPAPGTTADFFAGESGMTITQISRASLLKDHPFDWGIVPLPSGPDGNAQVIGQAGIGVIGKGKNAKQAADFLAFFTNRENSANLAAYFPPPRQSLLTADTLAKANPMFTKEQLENVVIDGIKTGTVLPSHTDSNKITSKVQSALDPMWKPGADVPTVLSGVCKAIGSDLK